Proteins from a genomic interval of Xanthomonas sp. AM6:
- a CDS encoding M14 family metallopeptidase: protein MIRPWLAPFLLSMLLCSTPLLASGAGLTTEAERSGFARTGRYAETIALCEAFAQRYPQAVRCFDFGTTPEGRPMKALAVSTAGALDAATAQARKLPVVLIQGGIHAGEIDGKDAGFLALRQLLDGQAARGALDRQVWLFVPVFNVDGHERFGAWNRPNQRGPEQMGWRTTAQNLNLNRDYVKADAPEMQAMLRLVEQWDPLLYVDLHVTDGAQFEHDVSVQVEPLHAGDAALRGDGLRLRDNVLADLKRQGSLPLPYYPSFVVSDDPASGFEDGVATPRFSHGYFQLRNRFGVLVETHSWKPYPQRVRITRNTIVSVLQQVARNGSRWRADALAADARAQRLGGKTVALDYRTTDQARLVDFRGYAYTRTLSPVSGALMTRYDERTPQVWRVPLRDRIVPSVEVVAPRGGYLVPAAQAALVAAKLRQHGIAFRTLDAGATLPVQAFRADDASFAARSSEGHQRLTVQGAWRPETRAVGAGALFVPIAQPKARLLMALLEPQAPDSLLQWGEFNSAFERTEYMEDYVAEDVARQMLASDPALKAEFESKLEHDADFAKDPHARLEFFHRRHSSWDAQYRLYPVLRSDEAPS from the coding sequence ATGATCCGACCCTGGCTGGCCCCCTTCCTGCTGTCGATGCTGCTGTGCAGCACGCCGTTGCTGGCCAGCGGTGCGGGCCTGACCACCGAGGCCGAACGCAGCGGTTTCGCGCGCACCGGGCGCTACGCGGAGACCATCGCGCTGTGCGAGGCGTTCGCGCAGCGCTACCCGCAGGCCGTGCGTTGCTTCGACTTCGGCACCACGCCCGAGGGCCGGCCGATGAAGGCGCTGGCGGTCTCCACCGCCGGCGCGCTGGATGCGGCAACCGCGCAGGCGCGCAAGCTGCCGGTGGTGCTGATCCAGGGCGGCATCCATGCCGGCGAGATCGACGGCAAGGACGCCGGCTTCCTGGCCTTGCGCCAGCTGCTCGACGGCCAGGCCGCGCGCGGCGCGCTGGACAGGCAGGTGTGGCTGTTCGTGCCGGTGTTCAACGTCGACGGCCACGAGCGCTTCGGCGCCTGGAACCGGCCCAACCAGCGCGGCCCGGAGCAGATGGGCTGGCGCACCACCGCGCAGAACCTCAACCTCAACCGCGACTACGTCAAGGCCGACGCGCCGGAGATGCAGGCGATGCTGCGCCTGGTCGAACAGTGGGATCCGTTGCTGTACGTGGACCTGCACGTCACCGACGGCGCCCAGTTCGAGCACGACGTGTCGGTGCAGGTGGAACCGCTGCACGCCGGCGACGCCGCGCTGCGCGGCGACGGCCTGCGCCTGCGCGACAACGTGCTCGCCGACCTGAAGCGGCAGGGCTCGCTGCCGCTGCCCTACTACCCCTCGTTCGTGGTCAGCGACGATCCCGCCTCCGGCTTCGAGGACGGAGTGGCCACGCCGCGCTTCTCGCACGGCTATTTCCAGCTGCGCAACCGCTTCGGCGTGCTGGTGGAAACGCATTCGTGGAAGCCGTATCCGCAGCGCGTGCGCATCACCCGCAACACCATCGTCTCGGTGCTGCAGCAGGTGGCGCGCAACGGCAGCCGCTGGCGCGCCGACGCGCTGGCCGCCGACGCGCGCGCGCAGCGGCTCGGCGGTAAGACGGTGGCACTGGACTACCGCACCACCGACCAGGCGCGGCTGGTGGATTTCCGCGGCTACGCCTATACCCGCACGCTGTCGCCGGTGTCCGGCGCGCTGATGACCCGCTACGACGAGCGCACCCCGCAGGTCTGGCGGGTGCCGCTGCGCGACCGGATCGTGCCCAGCGTCGAGGTGGTCGCGCCGCGCGGCGGCTACCTGGTGCCGGCCGCGCAGGCCGCGCTGGTCGCGGCCAAGCTGCGCCAGCACGGCATCGCCTTCCGCACCCTGGATGCGGGCGCCACGCTGCCGGTGCAGGCGTTCCGCGCCGACGACGCCAGCTTCGCCGCGCGCTCGTCGGAAGGCCACCAGCGGCTCACGGTGCAGGGCGCCTGGCGCCCGGAAACGCGCGCGGTCGGCGCCGGCGCGCTGTTCGTGCCGATCGCCCAGCCCAAGGCGCGGCTGCTGATGGCGCTGCTGGAACCGCAGGCGCCGGACTCGCTGCTGCAATGGGGCGAGTTCAACAGCGCCTTCGAGCGCACCGAATACATGGAAGACTATGTCGCCGAGGACGTGGCGCGGCAGATGCTGGCCAGCGACCCGGCGCTGAAGGCCGAATTCGAGAGCAAGCTCGAGCACGACGCCGACTTCGCCAAGGATCCGCATGCGCGGCTGGAGTTCTTCCACCGCCGCCATTCCTCCTGGGATGCGCAGTACCGGCTGTACCCGGTCCTGCGCAGCGACGAAGCGCCGTCCTAG
- a CDS encoding DUF3298 and DUF4163 domain-containing protein: MQDTGAVDVRDRAQAGPNNRWQWTALALATALAVAGCKREAATPAAEPAQAPTPAAAAAPAAAAPAELKDVIEHTPNYVVGITFPPALNRHPGLAEAVARYAQAARDDLMQAVGGLGNDRPSAPYELSLQFEMLLERPELVAVAADGSRYTGGAHGEPLVARFVWLPQQQRMLTAEALIPDPKGWTQVAGYVAAQLRQAVQARVDAEQLPPEDHDEQVRSADKMIAEGTEPQAQNFSQFQPLVDAAGKIVALRFVFPPYQVGPYSDGTQSVDVPASVLRGLVAPEYAELFAA, encoded by the coding sequence ATGCAGGACACAGGGGCAGTGGACGTGAGGGACAGGGCACAGGCGGGACCGAACAATCGATGGCAGTGGACGGCGCTGGCGTTGGCGACGGCGTTGGCCGTGGCCGGCTGCAAGCGCGAGGCGGCCACGCCCGCGGCCGAACCGGCCCAGGCGCCGACCCCCGCCGCGGCTGCGGCGCCGGCCGCGGCCGCGCCGGCGGAGCTGAAGGACGTGATCGAGCACACGCCCAACTACGTGGTCGGCATAACCTTCCCGCCGGCGCTCAACCGCCATCCGGGCCTGGCCGAGGCGGTCGCGCGCTACGCCCAGGCCGCGCGCGACGACTTGATGCAGGCGGTCGGCGGCCTCGGCAACGACCGGCCCAGCGCGCCCTACGAACTGTCGCTGCAGTTCGAGATGCTGCTGGAACGGCCCGAACTGGTGGCGGTGGCCGCCGACGGCAGCCGCTATACCGGCGGCGCCCACGGCGAGCCGCTGGTGGCGCGCTTCGTGTGGCTGCCGCAGCAGCAGCGCATGCTCACCGCCGAGGCGCTGATCCCCGATCCCAAGGGCTGGACGCAGGTGGCCGGCTACGTCGCCGCGCAGCTGCGCCAGGCGGTGCAGGCGCGCGTGGACGCCGAGCAGCTGCCGCCGGAGGACCACGACGAACAGGTCCGCAGCGCCGACAAGATGATCGCCGAAGGCACCGAGCCGCAGGCGCAGAACTTCAGCCAGTTCCAGCCGCTGGTCGATGCCGCGGGCAAGATCGTGGCGTTGCGCTTCGTGTTCCCGCCCTACCAGGTGGGGCCGTATTCCGATGGCACGCAGTCGGTGGACGTGCCGGCCAGCGTGCTGCGCGGCCTGGTCGCGCCGGAATACGCGGAGCTGTTCGCGGCGTAG
- a CDS encoding rhomboid family intramembrane serine protease, translated as MPSVTPVNLILIVLTVLVSWAAFNNRKLLDRLILWPPAVDRHRQYDRLVTHGFIHADFPHLLFNMVTLYFFGGPIERLMERLTGSMLTYPLFYLAALVVAILPSYLKNQKNPNYFSLGASGAVSAVLFAYILMAPWTGIYFFFIPIPIPAILYAVFYVGYSIWMDRRGGDNINHSAHLAGAAFGVMFLLIMEPSVLQHFLDQLAQPRFGRG; from the coding sequence ATGCCGTCCGTCACCCCCGTCAACCTGATCCTGATCGTCCTCACCGTGCTGGTGTCGTGGGCGGCGTTCAACAACCGCAAGCTGCTGGACCGGCTGATCCTGTGGCCGCCGGCGGTGGACCGGCACAGGCAGTACGACCGGCTGGTGACCCACGGCTTCATCCATGCCGATTTCCCGCACCTGCTGTTCAACATGGTCACGCTGTACTTCTTCGGCGGCCCGATCGAGCGGCTGATGGAGCGGCTGACCGGCAGCATGCTGACCTATCCGCTGTTCTACCTGGCGGCGCTGGTGGTGGCGATCCTGCCCAGCTACCTGAAGAACCAGAAGAATCCCAATTACTTCAGCCTGGGCGCCTCGGGCGCGGTGTCGGCGGTGCTGTTCGCCTACATCCTGATGGCGCCGTGGACCGGGATCTATTTCTTCTTCATCCCGATCCCGATCCCGGCCATCCTCTACGCGGTGTTCTACGTGGGCTACAGCATCTGGATGGACCGCCGCGGCGGCGACAACATCAACCACAGCGCGCACCTGGCCGGCGCCGCGTTCGGGGTGATGTTCCTGCTGATCATGGAGCCGTCGGTGCTGCAGCACTTCCTCGACCAGCTGGCGCAGCCGCGCTTCGGCCGCGGCTAG
- the cfa gene encoding cyclopropane fatty acyl phospholipid synthase, giving the protein MVGPLQRRVVDLLAGADVRVGGERAHDMAVHDPRFYARVLAQGSLGLGESYMDGWWDAPALDQTLARLIAARLDQRVHGIADLTYALRARLFNLQRGRRSYEVGRRHYDLGNDLYQAMLGRRLVYSCAYWAAADDLDAAQEAKLDLVCRKLRLRPGMRVLDIGCGWGEALKFAAERYGVAGVGITVSQAQAEYARRLCRGLPVEIRLQDYRELDEPFDAVFSIGMFEHVGDRNYRGYLERVRRCLRPDGLFLLHTIGSNVSRHRTDPWIARYIFPNSMLPSAAQIAAALEGRFVCEDWHNFGADYDRTLQAWRANVEAAWPRLDAQRYDARFRRMWRFYLAGSMATFRCRRAQLWQLLLSPEGVRGGYRVPR; this is encoded by the coding sequence ATGGTCGGGCCGCTGCAGCGTCGCGTCGTCGATCTGCTCGCCGGCGCCGACGTGCGCGTCGGCGGCGAGCGTGCCCACGACATGGCGGTGCACGATCCGCGCTTCTACGCGCGGGTGCTGGCACAGGGCTCGCTGGGCCTGGGCGAAAGCTACATGGACGGCTGGTGGGATGCGCCGGCGCTGGACCAGACGCTGGCGCGGCTGATCGCGGCGCGGCTGGACCAGCGCGTGCACGGCATCGCCGATCTGACCTATGCGTTGCGCGCGCGCCTGTTCAACCTGCAGCGCGGGCGCCGCAGCTACGAGGTCGGGCGCCGCCACTACGACCTGGGCAACGACCTGTACCAGGCGATGCTCGGCCGTCGCCTGGTCTACAGCTGCGCCTACTGGGCCGCGGCCGACGACCTGGACGCGGCGCAGGAGGCCAAGCTGGACCTGGTCTGCCGCAAGCTGCGCCTGCGTCCGGGCATGCGCGTGCTGGACATCGGCTGCGGCTGGGGCGAGGCGCTGAAGTTCGCCGCCGAGCGCTACGGCGTGGCCGGGGTCGGCATCACCGTGTCGCAGGCGCAGGCCGAGTACGCGCGGCGGCTGTGCCGCGGCCTGCCGGTCGAGATCCGCCTGCAGGACTACCGCGAACTGGACGAACCCTTCGATGCGGTGTTCTCGATCGGCATGTTCGAGCACGTCGGCGACAGGAACTACCGCGGCTACCTGGAGCGGGTGCGGCGCTGCCTGCGCCCGGACGGACTGTTCCTGCTGCACACCATCGGCAGCAACGTGTCGCGGCACCGCACCGATCCGTGGATCGCGCGCTACATCTTCCCCAATTCCATGCTGCCCTCGGCCGCACAGATCGCCGCGGCGCTGGAAGGCCGCTTCGTGTGCGAGGACTGGCACAACTTCGGCGCCGACTACGACCGCACGTTGCAGGCCTGGCGCGCCAACGTCGAGGCGGCCTGGCCGCGCCTGGACGCGCAGCGCTACGACGCGCGCTTCCGACGCATGTGGCGCTTCTACCTGGCCGGGTCGATGGCCACCTTCCGCTGCCGCCGCGCGCAGCTGTGGCAGCTGTTGCTGTCGCCCGAAGGTGTACGGGGAGGATACCGCGTGCCGCGCTGA
- a CDS encoding GNAT family N-acetyltransferase, whose amino-acid sequence MNAASLPPIAHDPQRQRFTLQLDGHEAELDYLLQDGRLVITHTGVPTAIGGRGLAAGLVAAALEHARAQGLKVVPACSYAAVFIQRHPDYADLLG is encoded by the coding sequence ATGAACGCAGCCTCCCTCCCGCCGATCGCGCACGACCCGCAGCGGCAGCGCTTCACGCTGCAGCTGGACGGCCACGAGGCCGAGCTGGACTACCTGCTGCAGGACGGGCGCCTGGTCATCACCCATACCGGCGTGCCGACCGCGATCGGCGGCCGTGGGCTGGCGGCGGGGCTGGTGGCCGCGGCGCTGGAGCATGCGCGGGCGCAGGGGCTGAAGGTGGTCCCGGCGTGTTCGTACGCGGCGGTGTTCATCCAGCGCCATCCCGACTACGCCGACTTGCTCGGCTGA
- a CDS encoding oligopeptide:H+ symporter gives MSAADARAGARMPRQIPYIIGNEACERFSFYGMRNILVQFLITSLLLQEVTAPGREAEAKHIMHSFMIGVFFFPLLGGWLADRFFGKYNTILWFSLVYCVGHACLALFEGSRGGFFLGLGLIALGAGGIKPLVASFMGDQFDQSNKHLAKVVFDAFYWIINFGSLFASLLIPLALKNLGPAWAFGIPGILMFVATLVFWAGRRRYVRVPLPPKDPHGFAQVVRSALLRRAPGQGRPGLVLAAVAVALALGSFALLPTLGIVICLCLALVLLLAGIGGGTWWQLERARAVHPDAAVDGVRAVLRVLVVFALVTPFFSLFDQKASTWVLQGQQMRMPDWFSASQMQALNPALVMLLIPFNNLVLYPLLRRRGYEPTALRRMTAGIAFSGLAWIVVGTLQVLMDGGDALSIAWQILPYALLTFGEVLVSATGLEFAYSQAPQSMKGVVMSFWNLTTTVGNLWVLLSNAAVRNDTVTAHIGSTGLSETAFLMFFFAAFAFVAALLFGLYARRYRMVDHYRTA, from the coding sequence ATGAGCGCGGCGGACGCACGCGCCGGCGCGCGGATGCCGCGGCAGATTCCGTACATCATCGGCAACGAGGCCTGCGAGCGTTTCAGCTTCTACGGGATGCGCAACATCCTGGTGCAGTTCCTGATCACCTCGCTGCTGCTGCAGGAAGTGACCGCGCCCGGCCGCGAGGCCGAGGCCAAGCACATCATGCACAGCTTCATGATCGGCGTGTTCTTCTTTCCGCTGCTCGGCGGCTGGCTGGCCGACCGCTTCTTCGGCAAGTACAACACCATCCTGTGGTTCAGCCTGGTCTACTGCGTGGGCCATGCCTGCCTTGCGCTGTTCGAAGGCAGCCGCGGCGGCTTCTTCCTCGGCCTGGGCCTGATCGCGCTGGGCGCCGGCGGGATCAAGCCGCTGGTGGCCTCGTTCATGGGCGACCAGTTCGACCAGTCCAACAAGCACCTGGCCAAGGTGGTGTTCGACGCGTTCTACTGGATCATCAACTTCGGCTCGCTGTTCGCCTCGCTGCTGATCCCGCTGGCGCTGAAGAACCTGGGCCCGGCGTGGGCGTTCGGCATTCCCGGGATCCTGATGTTCGTGGCCACGCTGGTGTTCTGGGCCGGGCGCCGCCGCTACGTGCGCGTGCCGCTGCCGCCGAAGGATCCGCACGGCTTCGCCCAGGTGGTGCGCAGCGCGCTGCTGCGCCGCGCGCCGGGGCAGGGGCGTCCCGGCCTGGTCCTGGCCGCCGTCGCGGTGGCGCTGGCGCTGGGCAGCTTCGCGCTGCTGCCGACCCTGGGCATCGTGATCTGCCTGTGCCTGGCGCTGGTGCTGCTGCTGGCCGGGATCGGCGGCGGCACCTGGTGGCAGCTGGAGCGCGCCCGCGCGGTGCATCCGGACGCGGCGGTGGACGGCGTGCGCGCGGTGCTGCGGGTGCTGGTGGTGTTCGCGCTGGTCACCCCGTTCTTCTCGCTGTTCGACCAGAAGGCCTCGACCTGGGTGCTGCAGGGCCAGCAGATGCGGATGCCGGACTGGTTCAGCGCCTCGCAGATGCAGGCGCTGAATCCGGCGCTGGTGATGCTGCTGATCCCGTTCAACAATCTGGTGCTGTACCCGCTGCTGCGCCGCCGCGGCTACGAGCCGACCGCGCTGCGGCGGATGACCGCCGGCATCGCCTTCAGCGGCCTGGCCTGGATCGTGGTCGGCACGCTGCAGGTGCTCATGGACGGCGGCGACGCGCTATCCATCGCCTGGCAGATCCTGCCGTACGCGCTGCTGACCTTCGGCGAGGTGCTGGTGTCGGCGACCGGCCTGGAATTCGCCTACAGCCAGGCGCCGCAATCGATGAAGGGCGTGGTGATGAGCTTCTGGAACCTGACCACCACGGTCGGCAACCTGTGGGTGCTGCTGTCCAACGCGGCGGTGCGCAACGACACCGTCACCGCCCACATCGGCAGCACCGGGCTCAGCGAAACCGCGTTCCTGATGTTCTTCTTCGCCGCCTTCGCCTTCGTCGCCGCATTGCTGTTCGGCCTGTACGCGCGCCGCTACCGCATGGTCGACCACTACCGCACCGCCTGA
- a CDS encoding glycoside hydrolase family 3 C-terminal domain-containing protein: MKTFSGLLCLVLALAWPAFAAPTPALDKDTPTLSVVTLNLYHDKLDWPQRRTQIVQTLRELRPDAIALQEVIQHDALPNQAQWLAEQLGYQWYFTSVDPPGAAQRYGNALLTRHPILAREQIRLNPLDDSRTAGRLRLDVDGRVVNLYVTHLHWTEAGGALRERQVQDLLAWVEKTADGAPSLLAGDFNASADAPELAALRSGFGDSYGSLHGARDKRGDSTLNPKFNPPRRIDHVFFQRERFAPVDSRILFRKPDANGVWASDHFGLLSSFRLAPSAPADAQRPWTDRALAPDRRAALLVQAMTQDEKFQMLHSYFGLGKDGGPRPPGALGSAGFVPAIERLGIAAQQLADAGVGVTNPGNVRPGDYATALPSGPATAATWNRELAYAGGATMGRESWQQGFNVLLAGSVNLQRDPRNGRNFEYAGEDPLLAGVMVGESIRGVQSQRVVSTMKHFAMNDLETGRNTHSADIGEQAMHESDLLAFELALQIGEPGSVMCSYNRINGVYGCEHDYLLNKVLKQEWKFPGYVMSDWGGVHSGSKAALAGLDQQSAGEVFDKAVYFDAPLRVAVAGGTVPQARLDDMVRRILRAFIATGSFDHPPQRQPIDAVAGGDAVQKVVEEGTVLLRNERDTLPLPRTLRRIAVIGGHADKGVVGGGGSSMVGFTVNGGNAVPGLAPTTWPGPVMFHPSSPLQALRKALPDARIDYASGDDVAAAAKLARGAEAVIVFATQWSAESVDLPDIKLPGRQDALIAAMAKANPRTVVVLETNGPVAMPWLQQVPAVLEAWYPGIRGGEGLARLLLGDANPSGRLPVTWLRDVAQLPRPSIPGLGFKPAQPPGSNVDYDIEGANVGYRWFAARGLDPLYAFGHGLSYTRFDYANLRVQVDGANVVASFDVRNSGQREGADVPQLYLRLPQGHRTPIRLVGWDKLTLKPGETRRVSIVAEPKTLADFDPVQRQWRIAAGDYELVLGRSATQAEATAPLRLQDTVLPR; this comes from the coding sequence ATGAAAACGTTTTCAGGACTTCTTTGCCTGGTGCTCGCGCTGGCCTGGCCGGCCTTCGCCGCGCCGACGCCCGCGCTCGACAAGGACACCCCGACGCTCAGCGTGGTCACGCTGAACCTGTATCACGACAAGCTCGACTGGCCGCAGCGGCGCACCCAGATCGTGCAGACCCTGCGCGAACTGCGGCCCGACGCGATCGCGCTGCAGGAAGTGATCCAGCACGACGCGCTGCCCAACCAGGCGCAATGGCTGGCCGAGCAGCTCGGCTACCAGTGGTACTTCACCAGCGTCGATCCGCCCGGCGCCGCGCAGCGCTACGGCAACGCGTTGCTGACCCGCCATCCGATCCTGGCGCGCGAGCAGATCCGCCTGAATCCGCTCGACGACAGCCGCACTGCCGGGCGCCTGCGCCTGGACGTGGACGGCCGCGTGGTCAATCTCTACGTGACCCACCTGCACTGGACCGAGGCCGGCGGCGCGCTGCGCGAACGCCAGGTGCAGGACCTGCTGGCCTGGGTCGAGAAGACCGCCGACGGCGCGCCTTCGCTGCTGGCCGGCGACTTCAACGCCAGCGCCGACGCGCCGGAACTGGCCGCGCTGCGCAGCGGGTTCGGCGACAGCTACGGCAGCCTGCACGGCGCCAGGGACAAGCGCGGCGACAGCACCTTGAACCCGAAGTTCAATCCGCCCCGGCGCATCGACCACGTGTTCTTCCAGCGCGAGCGCTTCGCGCCGGTGGACAGCCGCATCCTGTTCCGCAAGCCGGACGCCAACGGCGTGTGGGCCTCGGACCACTTCGGCCTGCTCAGCAGCTTCCGCCTGGCCCCTTCCGCACCCGCCGACGCGCAGCGCCCGTGGACCGATCGCGCGCTGGCGCCGGACCGCCGCGCCGCGCTGCTGGTGCAGGCGATGACCCAGGACGAGAAGTTCCAGATGCTGCACAGCTACTTCGGCCTGGGCAAGGACGGCGGCCCGCGCCCGCCCGGCGCGCTCGGTTCGGCCGGCTTCGTGCCGGCCATCGAGCGGCTGGGCATCGCCGCGCAGCAGCTGGCCGATGCCGGCGTCGGCGTGACCAACCCGGGCAACGTGCGCCCCGGCGACTACGCCACCGCGCTGCCGTCCGGCCCGGCCACCGCCGCCACCTGGAACCGCGAACTGGCCTACGCCGGCGGCGCGACCATGGGCCGCGAATCCTGGCAGCAGGGCTTCAACGTGCTGCTGGCCGGCAGCGTCAACCTGCAGCGCGATCCGCGCAACGGCCGCAACTTCGAGTACGCCGGCGAAGATCCGCTGCTGGCCGGGGTGATGGTCGGCGAGTCGATCCGCGGCGTGCAGAGCCAGCGCGTGGTGTCGACGATGAAGCACTTCGCGATGAACGACCTGGAGACCGGGCGCAACACCCACAGCGCCGACATCGGCGAGCAGGCCATGCACGAATCGGACCTGCTGGCGTTCGAGCTGGCGCTGCAGATTGGCGAGCCCGGCTCGGTGATGTGCTCGTACAACCGCATCAACGGCGTCTACGGCTGCGAGCACGACTACCTGCTCAACAAGGTGCTCAAGCAGGAGTGGAAGTTCCCCGGCTACGTGATGTCCGACTGGGGCGGCGTGCACAGCGGCTCCAAGGCGGCGCTGGCCGGCCTGGACCAGCAGTCGGCCGGCGAAGTGTTCGACAAGGCGGTGTACTTCGACGCGCCGCTGCGCGTGGCGGTGGCCGGCGGCACGGTGCCGCAGGCGCGCCTGGACGACATGGTGCGGCGCATCCTGCGCGCGTTCATCGCCACCGGCAGCTTCGACCATCCGCCGCAGCGGCAGCCGATCGACGCCGTCGCCGGCGGCGACGCGGTACAGAAAGTGGTCGAGGAAGGCACGGTGCTGCTGCGCAACGAGCGCGACACGCTGCCGTTGCCGCGCACGCTGCGCCGCATCGCGGTGATCGGCGGCCACGCCGACAAGGGCGTGGTCGGCGGCGGCGGCTCGTCGATGGTCGGCTTCACCGTCAATGGCGGCAACGCGGTGCCGGGGCTGGCCCCGACCACCTGGCCGGGCCCGGTGATGTTCCATCCGTCCTCGCCGCTGCAGGCGCTGCGCAAGGCGCTGCCGGACGCGCGGATCGACTACGCCAGCGGCGACGATGTGGCCGCCGCGGCCAAGCTCGCGCGCGGCGCCGAGGCGGTGATCGTGTTCGCCACGCAGTGGTCGGCCGAATCGGTGGACCTGCCCGACATCAAGCTGCCCGGCAGGCAGGACGCGCTGATCGCGGCGATGGCCAAGGCCAACCCGCGCACCGTGGTGGTGCTGGAGACCAACGGCCCGGTGGCGATGCCGTGGCTGCAGCAGGTGCCGGCGGTGCTGGAAGCCTGGTACCCCGGCATCCGCGGCGGCGAGGGACTGGCGCGCCTGCTGCTGGGCGACGCCAATCCGTCCGGGCGCCTGCCGGTGACCTGGCTGCGCGACGTGGCGCAGCTGCCGCGGCCGTCGATCCCGGGGCTGGGCTTCAAGCCGGCGCAGCCGCCCGGCAGCAACGTCGACTACGACATCGAGGGCGCCAACGTCGGCTACCGCTGGTTCGCCGCGCGCGGCCTGGATCCGCTGTACGCGTTCGGCCACGGCCTGTCCTACACCCGCTTCGACTACGCCAACCTGCGCGTGCAGGTGGACGGCGCCAACGTGGTCGCCAGCTTCGACGTGCGCAACAGCGGCCAGCGCGAAGGCGCCGACGTGCCGCAGCTGTACCTGCGCCTGCCGCAGGGCCACCGCACGCCGATCCGCCTGGTCGGCTGGGACAAGCTCACGCTCAAGCCCGGCGAGACGCGCCGCGTCAGCATCGTCGCCGAACCCAAGACCCTGGCCGACTTCGACCCGGTGCAGCGCCAGTGGCGCATCGCCGCCGGCGACTACGAGCTGGTGCTGGGCCGCTCGGCGACGCAGGCCGAGGCCACCGCGCCGCTGCGGCTGCAGGACACCGTGCTGCCGCGCTAA
- a CDS encoding MarR family transcriptional regulator, translating to MGSFDQTERRVAYTCERYPAFPREPAVLVRLVKHLYKRIHANAGVLLKAHGISPPEYEILMMLYGTPGQCITPTEMAEAAGEKPANITRLTDNLCAKDLLLRSASPEDRRKITLTLQPAGIALIERMLPAVCGFLEEETVGLDEAEQVQLETLLKKMLAGIDGAG from the coding sequence ATGGGAAGTTTCGACCAGACCGAACGGCGCGTGGCCTACACCTGCGAGCGCTATCCCGCCTTCCCGCGCGAACCGGCCGTGCTGGTCCGGCTCGTCAAGCACCTGTACAAGCGCATCCACGCCAACGCCGGGGTGCTGCTCAAGGCGCACGGCATCAGCCCGCCGGAGTACGAGATCCTGATGATGCTGTACGGCACGCCGGGGCAATGCATCACCCCGACCGAAATGGCCGAGGCGGCGGGCGAGAAGCCGGCCAACATCACCCGCCTCACCGACAACCTGTGCGCCAAGGACCTGCTGCTGCGCTCGGCCAGCCCCGAGGACCGGCGCAAGATCACCCTGACCCTGCAGCCGGCCGGGATCGCGCTGATCGAACGCATGCTGCCGGCGGTGTGCGGTTTCCTGGAAGAGGAGACGGTCGGCCTGGACGAGGCCGAGCAGGTGCAGCTGGAGACGCTGCTCAAGAAGATGCTCGCCGGCATCGACGGCGCCGGCTGA